One genomic region from Salvia hispanica cultivar TCC Black 2014 chromosome 2, UniMelb_Shisp_WGS_1.0, whole genome shotgun sequence encodes:
- the LOC125206169 gene encoding uncharacterized protein LOC125206169, with product MGDKTDLEKLQEMVQMLIDERDAERAAREALEKKNKEILTVMNMFNHGNTITFPEGPRIDANNFELRMTLIQRVEQTPFAGRAAEDANRHLYKFVEIANTLKLNGVDEDAIRVRFFPFSLTDSAKLWFECMPLEKVSTWKDIVAAFLDKYYPPGTILKMKSEIFQFIQGHDEPLYEAFARFKALLRKCPNHGFTVDHQVGILYNGFNEKICAMLDSGANGGFLRRSGEDAMAVIEEFTTNSRGWSKERHNMKRIAAIEEAEKSSFAKELAELRVRVDQIDTSRKEDQIPSTSIIAVSKPEVPAPIVEEINYVQGGGSNRNYNNNYCPNQGGGNFNNYNGNRPHPNLLYSNNNFLQPPAGFNVGKGGVVEPIKKEEKYDQ from the coding sequence ATGGGTGACAAAACGGACCTCGAAAAATTGCAGGAGATGGTCCAGATGTTGATAGACGAGAGAGATGCAGAAAGGGCAGCCAGAGAGGCGCtggaaaagaagaataaagaaatattaaccgtgatgaacatgttcaatcatGGGAATACGATTACTTTTCCCGAAGGCCCTCGAATTGATGCTAACAATTTCGAGTTACGCATGACCCTTATACAAAGGGTCgagcaaactccttttgcTGGTAGGGCCGCAGAGGATGCCAACCGCCATCTCTACAAATTTGTGGAAATCGCAAACACACTCAAGTTAAATGGTGTCGATGAAGATGCCATAAGGGTAAGattctttccattttcattgACTGATTCTGCTAAATTGTGGTTTGAGTGTATGCCCCTAGAGAAGGTTTCCACATGGAAGGACATCGTAGCTGCCTTCCTCGACAAGTATTACCCGCCAGGCACCATCTTGAAGATGAAAAGCGAAATCTTTCAGTTCATCCAAGGCCATGACGAGCCCCTCTACGAGGCGTTTGCTCGTTTCAAAGCTCTCCTCCGAAAGTGCCCTAACCACGGTTTCACCGTGGACCATCAGGTAGGAATCCTTTATAATGGATTTAACGAAAAAATTTGTGCTATGTTAGATTCAGGGGCGAACGGAGGCTTCTTGAGAAGGTCGGGTGAAGATGCCATGGCGGTGATCGAGGAATTCACCACCAACAGCAGGGGGTGGTCGAAAGAAAGGCACAACATGAAGAGGATAGCTGCAATTGAAGAGGCCGAAAAAAGTTCTTTTGCGAAGGAATTGGCCGAACTCAGGGTTAGGGTAGACCAAATAGACACATCAAGGAAGGAGGATCAGATTCCATCAACCTCCATCATAGCGGTCTCTAAACCCGAGGTCCCTGCCCCGATAGTGGAGGAAATCAACTACGTGCAAGGAGGCGGTTCCAACAGAAATTACAACAATAATTATTGCCCTAATCAGGGGGGTGGTAATTTCAACAATTATAACGGAAACCGGCCTCATCCAAACCTTTTGtattctaacaataatttcTTGCAACCCCCTGCAGGATTTAACGTTGGCAAAGGAGGAGTAGTTGAACCAATCAAAAAGGAGGAGAAGTATGACCAATGA